AGCACAAAGGCTTTGATTGGCAAGGCATAGAAGCAGCTTATAAAAAGAATATTAAAAAAGGCAAATTGGTTGCTGGTGGTTCAACGATTACGCAGCAACTGGCTAAAAATATGTTTTTATCTAGTAATCGTTCTTTGTTTAGAAAGGGTGAAGAGGTCATCATCACAATCATGCTAGAGAATATCCTAAGCAAACAGCGCATTTATGAAATTTATCTCAACATGATTGAGTGGGGCAATGGTGTGTTTGGGGTAGAGGCGGCCGCACGTCACTACTACAAAACAGGTGCCCATCATTTAACTGCAACACAGGCGGCAAAATTGGCGGTTATAGTGCCAAATCCTCGCTTTTACGATAAACATCGTTATACCGGCTATATCAATCGACGTACAGCAACAATACAAGCGCGATTATACCAAGTACAGGTGCCGTAAATGGACTGGTATTGGTTGCTTGTTGTGTTGTTGGTTGTTACAGGATTTATTGGATTATTAGTCCCTATCTTGCCAGGTATTGTGTTAATTTTTTGTGGCTTATTGCTAGCCGCTTGGATAGACGATTTCTCGCGTGTGAGTCAAACGAGCATGATCATAATCGGGGTGATCGCATTATTGGCATGGTTAGTTGATTTCTTTGGGTCCTATTTAACCGCCAAAAAAGCCAATGCGAGTAAGCTGGCGCTTTATGGCACACTCATTGGTGCGGTAGTTGGAATTGTTGGCGGTATTGTCGGTTTGATAATCGGGCCCATTGTTGGCGCTGTAATTGGTGAATTGATTGCGCGTAACCATTCGGCAGATGTGGCGCGAGTAGGATTTGCTGCTGGTTTAGGGTTTGTGGTGGCATTGATACTTAAGCTCATATTAGCGCTTATTATTATGGTGATGTTTACCTATCTATATTTCTCATAATCTGCCAATCAATTAAGTGAGGCTGGTTCCTCGCTTTTTTCCAGCAATGGATATGTTCTATTGACAATTAAGCTTTAGCTGAGTAATTAATTTGGCTAAGGATAACGTGAATGGACGAATTTTTTGAGCAAGCGCATCATATGCCGATGCAGCCCAAAGTGGTGCAAGAGGTTATGCAGTTGTTACATGCTGATGATGTGGATATTAAACCCTTAGCCGATAAAATTCATCATGATCAAGTGCTGTGCGCGCGCGTGTTGTGCTTGTCAAATGCCGCTTATTTTGGGTTTAGTCGCAAGATTGGTAGGATAGAAGAAGCCATCTCTTTAATTGGATTGGCAAGGTTAGAAGCACTAGTCGTCGCCTCAGGTGTAACATCCGCCTTTTCAGGGGTGCCGGGTGTAAATTTAACCCAATTTTGGCAACATAGTTTGATTACCGCCAGTATTGCTAGACAGCTTGCAACGACATTGCGCTTGCAGTCAGATACTGCTTATATAGCAGGCTTAATGCACAGAATTGGTCAATTACCGATGTATATGGCTTATCCGCAAGCTGCTGCTGATATTGAGATTGCTTGCGCGGGTCAAAGTGTCCTAACGCGTCATCAAGTTGAACAAGCTATTTTAGGCGTCGATCATCATATAGTTGGCGAACAATTGGCAAAACATTGGCATTTTCCTGAAGTAATCTCAAATGTGGTTCGTTACTATACCGATCCACTAAACGAGCATGCCGCTGATATAGCTGCTGTCGTTTATGCGGCAGTCCATATCGCCTCTGGTTTGGATGCTGATCAACAGCCCTTACTCACTGCGGCAACCTTACACACAGATGTCGCTACTAAGTTAGGCTTGGAAGATGGCGCTGCTTTAGCAGAGCACATTGTGTCTTATCGCGTATTTGTAGCAGAAGCAAAAGCTTATCTATAAATTGCCCGTATATTCAACAGGCATTAACTGACATTGTGTGCCTTATTTGAGCATTTCTTTAAGATATTGACCCGTATAGCTAGCAGGATTATCGGCCACTTGCTCAGGCGTGCCTTCTGCAATCACCATGCCGCCACCATCACCACCTTCTGGGCCCATATCAATAATCCAGTCAGCTGTTTTAATCACATCTAAATTATGTTCAATAATGACAATTGTATTACCTGCGTCGCGTAAGCGATGAATCACATCTAGCAATAATTGAATATCCGCAAAATGTAAACCAGTGGTTGGCTCATCTAAAATATAAAGTGTGCGACCTGTATCACGTTTACTCAGCTCCAAAGCCAGCTTGACACGCTGTGCTTCGCCGCCTGATAGGGTTGTTGCGCTTTGACCTAATGTAATATAACCCAAACCAACATCTAATAAGGTTTTGAGTTTTCTCGCAATGGTTGGTTGTGCGCTAAAAAAGGTATACGCTTGCTCAACTGTCAGCTCTAAAATTTCACGAATATTTTTACCTTTGAAATGAATTTCCAACGTTTCCCGATTATAGCGATGACCTTTACACACATCACAAGGCACATAAACATCGGGCAAGAAGTGCATTTCAACGCGGATTACACCATCACCTTGGCAGGCCTCACAGCGACCCCCTTTTACGTTAAATGAGTATCGACCTGGACCGTAACCCCGTGCTCGACTTTCAGGCATAGCAGCAAATAAATCACGAATTGGTGTGAATAAACCGGTATAAGTTGCAGGGTTGGAACGTGGTGTGCGCCCGATTGGACTTTGGTCTACATCAACGACCTTGTCAAAAAAAGCCAATCCTTCAATACTGCTGTGGGCGGCTGGTTCGGCATTGCTGCGATACAAATGTTGTGCAACCGCACGGTAAAGCGTGTCATTGATGAGTGTTGATTTTCCACTGCCTGAAACGCCCGTAATACAACTGAGCAAGCCGACAGGAATTTTTACAGAAACATCACGTAAATTATTACCAGTTGCATGATTGAGTGCTATCCAACGTGCAGGGTCAGGTTTTGTGCGTGCTTTTTTATAGATAATTTGCTTTTTACCACTTAAATATTGGCCTGTTAGCGATTTAGGATTGGCTAATACTTCAGCTGGTGTGCCTTCTGCCACAATGGCACCACCATGTTCACCAGCGCCAGGACCAATATCGATTACATAGTCAGCCGTCATAATCGCATCTTGATCATGTTCGACCACAATCACACTGTTACCAATATCGCGTAGACGTTTAAGTGTTTCTAGCAGTCTGTCATTGTCACGTTGATGCAGGCCGATAGAAGGCTCGTCTAATACATACATGACACCTGTTAAGCCGCTACCAATTTGGCTAGCTAATCGAATACGCTGCGCTTCTCCGCCTGATAATGTTTCTGCGGAGCGGGACAGTGATAAATACTCTAAGCCAACATTGATTAGAAACTTTAGACGGTTGCCAATCTCTTTCACAATTTTATCGGCAATGGCTAACTTCGAGCCTTCTAATGCCAACGTATCAAAAAAAGTATGGGCATGTTTCAATGGCAATTCACAGACTTGATGAATATTTTTGTCACCGACTTTGACGTGACGCGCCTCACGACGCAAACGCGTGCCGTTACAATCAGGACAGCTGGAAACATTAATGTATTTGGCAAGTTCATCTCGCACAGCCGATGAGTCGCTTTCACGATAGCGGCGCTGCATATTGTTTAAAATGCCTTCAAAGGAATGCGATTTGGTAAAAAAAGTACCGCGCTCATTAATGTATTTAAAGGCGATTTGTTCTTTACCAGAACCGTTGAGCAGCACATGTTTGACTTCTGGCGTAAGCTCTTCAAATGCCGTTTCTAAATCAAATCCATAGTGGGTGGCTAAGCTGGATAGCATTTGAAAGTAGAATTGATTACGCTTATCCCAACCTTTAATTGCGCCACTAGCGAGTGATAATGTCGGAAAAGCAACCACACGTGCAGGGTCAAAGAAATTGACGCTACCCAAACCGTCGCAGGTTGGACAAGCGCCTAATGGACTGTTAAAACTAAATAAACGTGGTTCTAATTCTGCGAGTGAGTAATCACACACTGGGCAAGAAAATTTGGCAGAAAACAGATGTTCTTTATCGGTATCCATTTCTAATGCAATGGCTTTGCCATCTGCTAGTCGCAATGCAGTTTCAAAACTTTCTGCAATACGCTGTTTCATATCAAGACGTATTTTTAAGCGATCAATAACGACATCAACATTGTGTTTGGTTGTTTTTGCTAGCTGTGGTAACGCATCAATTTCATAAATTTTGCCATCTACACGCAGACGCACAAAGCCCTGGGCTTTTAGATCATCAAATAAATCTAGCTGCTCACCTTTACGGTTAGACACCACTGGCGCCAAAATCATCAGTTTGGTTTCTTCAGGCAGTTTTAAAATAGCATCTACCATTTGGCTCACCGTCTGTGCTTCAAGCTTGATGCCGTGTTCAGGACACTCGGGGTCACCAGCGCGCGCATACAGTAAGCGCAAGTAATCATGAATTTCTGTCACGGTGCCGACAGTAGAGCGCGGATTGTGAGAAGTCGATTTTTGTTCGATAGAGATGGCTGGCGACAAGCCTTCAATTAAATCGACATCTGGTTTATCCATGCGCGCTAAAAATTGTCGTGCATATGCAGAGAGACTTTCAACGTAACGTCGTTGGCCTTCTGCATACAGCGTATCGAACGCCAGAGATGATTTGCCAGATCCCGATAAGCCTGTAATAACAACGAGTTGATTACGTGGAATATCGAGAGAAATGTTTTTTAAGTTGTGGGTGCGAGCACCGCGAATTTTAATAAATTCCATCATTGCTTTAACTAAAAATTGGGGCAACCTGCTAATATACGCAATTATTTTGATTTCAGCTAAGGTTTCATGCAAATTTCTGAAAAGATGTCTTCAGCAGAGCAACGCGCTACCATCAGTTTAGCCGCAATTTATGGCTTACGCATGCTTGGCATGTTCTTAATCCTGCCGATTTTTGCCATTTATGCACAAACATTAGAAGGGGGTCAAGACAGCACCATGGTTGGTTTGGCGCTTGGTGCTTATGGCTTGACACAGGTTTTATTACAGTTACCGTTTGGTATTGCAAGCGATAAATACGGACGTAAAAAAGTCATCTATGTTGGCATGTTGATTTTTGTGATTGGTAGCGTGGTTGCTGCCATGGGCAACGATATTATCACTGTCATTATTGGACGGGCAATTCAAGGTGCGGGTGCCGTTTCTGCCGTTGTGATGGCATTGGTTGCCGACTCAACAAGAGAAGAGCACCGCACTAAGGCGATGGCAACTATCGGTGGCACCATCGGGGTGACTTTCGCATTATCATTGGTTGCAGGACCTCTACTCAATGAGTCTATTGGGGTGCCAGGTATCTTTTGGATGACTGCAATTTTGTCTATCTTTGCTATCGGAGTTGTTAAGTTTTTGGTGCCTGATCCCGTCAATAGTCATTTTCATTCCGACACCGAAACAGCGCCAGATAAAATTAAAGAAGTACTCAGTAATAGCCAACTATTGCGCCTCAATTTTGGTGCGTTTAGTTTGCATGCGGCGCAAATGGCGATGTTTGTTGTGGTGCCTTTTGCGTTAAAAGAAACCAGTGGCATGAGTGAGAATCAACATTGGCTGGTCTATTTGCCAGTGTTAACGGTCTCTTTTATCATGATGTTGCCTGCCATTATTTATGGCGAAAAATACGCAAAATTAAAACCAGTATTTATTGGCGCGGTTGCCACCATGTTGTTTGCACAATTGTTATTTGCCGCCAATATTCACCATTTTTGGGGCGTGGTTACTGCGCTGTTTTTCTATTTTTTGGCATTTAATTTATTAGAGGCCACCCTGCCTTCTTTAATTTCTAAAATGGCGCCTGCCGCGTCTAAAGGAACAGCCATTGGTGTGCACAATACCGCTCAATCACTCGGTATTTTTATTGGTGCGGTTGTTGGTGGTTTCTTGTCAGGTCATTATGGGTTTTCTAGTGTTTTTGTATTTTGTTCGGTGCTAATGGGCATTTGGTTAATCTCTGCTTTTGGGATGAAAACACCCCCTAGCGTTAAAACAAAGATGTATCATGTTGAAGCATTGGGCGAAAAACAGGCGACAACATTGAAACAATCCGTAGAAAGCATGCTGGGTGTGGAAGAGGTGGCTGTATTGGCGCAAGAAAGTACTTTAATTGTTAAAATTAATAATCAACAAACGGTTGAAGCGCAACTTGCAATAGAGCAAAATATATTGAAATTGATAGGGGGTAAATAATGGCATCAGTCAATAAAGTGATATTAGTGGGTAATTTAGGGCGCGATCCAGAAGTCCGTTATATGCCTAATGGAGAAGCTGTTTGTAATTTTAGTATTGCCACAACTGAAAACTGGAAAGACAAAAGCGGCGTAAAGCAAGAAAAAACAGAATGGCACAACATTGTGATGTATCGGCGTTTAGCAGAAATTGCTGGCGAATATTTAAAAAAAGGCCGTCCAGTGTATGTAGAAGGTCGTCTGCAAACCCGTAAGTGGGAAAAAGACGGCGTAACGCGCTACTCAACAGAAATTATTGGTGACCAAATGCAAATGCTTGGCACTAAGGGTGATGGTGGTGGTGCTAGCTATGATGGTGGGCAAGATAGTCCACCTGAGGATTATAACCAAGCGCCTCCAAGTGAAGCCGCTAGCAAGCCAATAACCCAGCCAGCATCTTCAACGGCTGCAGGCGGGGGTGCGGCGTTTGATAATTTTGATGACGATATTCCGTTTTAAGCTTTTATCCATTTGATGAAAAGGCCTTCTATTGAAGGCCTTTTTTATGGCTGTTGTTGTTTTGTGTATTTGCTAGCCTAAATACTTGAATAGATTAACCAATTGGGTTACATCAGTTATAATCTCGCTTTTGATTAATGTAAACTATTAACCTTTATGCCAATTTATGATTTCAAATGCACTGAATGCGGTTATCAAGATGAGGTGGTGCGCAAAATGAGTGACGCAAGCACAATGGATTGCCCAAGCTGCAAACAAGCGACATTTTCTAAAATGTTATCAGCGCCAACTTTTCAGTTGAACGGAACAGGTTGGTATGCCACAGACTTTAAAGATAAACCTAAAGCAACAGCTAAAATGACACCTGAAAAAACAGCAGAAGCGCCAGCTGTTACTCACGCTAGTGCCGATACGGTGACCACGAAATGATCACTTTGATAACCGCTTTAATTTGATGAAAAAATACTTTATTACAGGTTTGCTGGTATTGGTGCCCGTTGTGATTACTTTTTGGGTGCTGAGCGCACTTATTCATACCATGGATCAAAGTTTATTATTGCTACCCGAAGAGTGGCAACCACAGCAGTTATTTGGATTTAGCATGGTAGGATTGGGTGCTATTTTGACAGTCTTGGGTATTTTCTTGATGGGACTTATTGCGACCAATATTTTTGGGCAGCAACTCATCTTGTTATGGGAGGCAGTACTGTCACGCGTGCCAGTGGTAAAATCCATTTATGCGAGTGTGAAGCAAGTTTCTGATACTATTTTTTCAGATTCTGGCAATGCTTTTCGTAAAGCCTTATTAATTGAGTTTCCGCACAAAGGTGCATGGACCATTGCTTTTTTAACTGGTCAGCCAGGTGGTGATGTGAGTAATCACTTACTAGGTGATTACGTGAGTGTTTATGTACCAACAACGCCAAACCCAACTGGGGGCTATTTTTTGATGATAGAAAGAAAAGATGTGATAGAGCTTGATATGAGCGTTGATCAAGCCTTGAAATACATTATTAGCATGGGTACTGTGGTGCCGGAAATTAAATCAGTAGTCAATGCCAAATTAGCGAAAAAAGCCAAACAATCCAAAACAATTTAACTTAAATAAATAGATCAAAACATTATGATGCGTACACATTACTGCGGCCATGTAAACCGCGAACTTATCGGACAAACTGTTACCCTTTGTGGTTGGGCGCATCGCCGTCGCGATCACGGTGGCGTGATTTTTATTGATTTGCGCGACCGTGAAGGCATGGCGCAAATCGTCATTGATCCAGACACCAAAGAAGCCTTTGCCATTGCCGAATCTGTGCGTAATGAGTTTGTGTTAAAAGTCACTTGTAAAGTGCGTGCGCGTCCAGAAGGTACGGTTAATAAAAATATTCCTACCGGCGAAGTAGAGATGTTAGCCAGTGAGATTGAAATTTTAAATCCATCACTCACGCCACCATTTATGTTAGATGACGACACTTTGACGGAAACAGTGCGTTTGCAACATCGCTATATTGATTTGCGTCGCCCAGTGATGCAAGAGAATATGAAATTGCGTTATCGCGTTTCAAAAGTGATTCGTGATTTCTTAGATGAACATGGCTTTATCGAGGTCGAAACACCCATGTTGAATCGCAGTACCCCAGAAGGTGCGCGGGATTACTTGGTGCCATCACGTATTCATCATGGTGAGTTTTTTGCTTTACCACAATCACCACAGTTATTTAAACAGCTATTGATGGTAGCGGGTTTTGATCGCTACTTTCAAATCACCAAATGCTTCCGCGACGAAGATTTGCGTGCAGACCGTCAGCCAGAATTTACCCAAATTGATTTGGAAACTTCATTTTTAGAAGAAAACGACATCATGACCTTGGTCGAAGAGATGATTCGCCAGATGTTGAAAAAAGTACAAAATGTCGATTTGCCAGCCGAATTTCCACGCATGCCATATGCCGAAGCCATGAGCCGTTATGGCTCAGATAAGCCAGATATGCGTGTTACATTAGAAATCACTGAACTTTCAGATGTGATGAAAGATGTCGATTTTAAAGTGTTCTCAGGCCCAGCCAATAGCGACAACGGTCGTGTAGCCGCGATTCGTGTACCGAACGGCGCTGAAATTAGCCGTAAAGAAATTGATGCTTATACTGAGTTTGTTAAAATTTATGGCGCAAAAGGTTTGGCTTACATCAAGGTCAATGATGTGACGCAATTAAACGAAGAAGGCTTACAAAGCCCTATTGTAAAAAACATTCACGAAACCGCATTAAAAGCCATTATGGAACGCACAGGCGCGCAAAATGGCGACATTATTTTCTTTGGTGCCGATACCACTAAAATTGTCAACGAAGCATTAGGCGCATTACGTCAAAAAGTCGGTCATGATAAAGGACATGTCGATGGTCGCCGATGGGCGCCATTATGGGTGTTTGATTTTCCCATGTTTGAACGTGATGAAGAAAATGACCGATGGAATGCATTGCATCATCCATTCACCAGTCCAAAAGATGGCCATGAAGACTTATTAGCAACAGACCCAGGCGCGTGTTTATCAAAAGCTTATGACATGGTATTAAACGGTTGGGAAGTCGGCGGCGGTTCTGTTCGTATTCATAAACAAGCCGTGCAATCTAAAGTATTTGACGCGCTTAAGATTAGCAAACAAGAAGCAGAAGAAAAATTCGGCTTCTTGCTCGAAGCATTACAGTATGGCGCGCCACCACATGGCGGCTTAGCCTTTGGTTTAGATCGTTTGGTCACCTTAATGACGGGTGCAGAATCCATCCGCGATGTGATTGCCTTCCCCAAAACACAAAAAGCACAATGTTTGATGACACATGCGCCGAGCGCGGTGGATGAGAAGCAACTTCGCGAGTTACACATTCGCGTCCGCACTCAAAATACGGTGGGTTAA
This region of Methylophilaceae bacterium genomic DNA includes:
- a CDS encoding MFS transporter, yielding MQISEKMSSAEQRATISLAAIYGLRMLGMFLILPIFAIYAQTLEGGQDSTMVGLALGAYGLTQVLLQLPFGIASDKYGRKKVIYVGMLIFVIGSVVAAMGNDIITVIIGRAIQGAGAVSAVVMALVADSTREEHRTKAMATIGGTIGVTFALSLVAGPLLNESIGVPGIFWMTAILSIFAIGVVKFLVPDPVNSHFHSDTETAPDKIKEVLSNSQLLRLNFGAFSLHAAQMAMFVVVPFALKETSGMSENQHWLVYLPVLTVSFIMMLPAIIYGEKYAKLKPVFIGAVATMLFAQLLFAANIHHFWGVVTALFFYFLAFNLLEATLPSLISKMAPAASKGTAIGVHNTAQSLGIFIGAVVGGFLSGHYGFSSVFVFCSVLMGIWLISAFGMKTPPSVKTKMYHVEALGEKQATTLKQSVESMLGVEEVAVLAQESTLIVKINNQQTVEAQLAIEQNILKLIGGK
- the ssb gene encoding single-stranded DNA-binding protein, with product MASVNKVILVGNLGRDPEVRYMPNGEAVCNFSIATTENWKDKSGVKQEKTEWHNIVMYRRLAEIAGEYLKKGRPVYVEGRLQTRKWEKDGVTRYSTEIIGDQMQMLGTKGDGGGASYDGGQDSPPEDYNQAPPSEAASKPITQPASSTAAGGGAAFDNFDDDIPF
- a CDS encoding DUF502 domain-containing protein, encoding MKKYFITGLLVLVPVVITFWVLSALIHTMDQSLLLLPEEWQPQQLFGFSMVGLGAILTVLGIFLMGLIATNIFGQQLILLWEAVLSRVPVVKSIYASVKQVSDTIFSDSGNAFRKALLIEFPHKGAWTIAFLTGQPGGDVSNHLLGDYVSVYVPTTPNPTGGYFLMIERKDVIELDMSVDQALKYIISMGTVVPEIKSVVNAKLAKKAKQSKTI
- a CDS encoding zinc ribbon domain-containing protein, which translates into the protein MPIYDFKCTECGYQDEVVRKMSDASTMDCPSCKQATFSKMLSAPTFQLNGTGWYATDFKDKPKATAKMTPEKTAEAPAVTHASADTVTTK
- a CDS encoding HDOD domain-containing protein; translation: MDEFFEQAHHMPMQPKVVQEVMQLLHADDVDIKPLADKIHHDQVLCARVLCLSNAAYFGFSRKIGRIEEAISLIGLARLEALVVASGVTSAFSGVPGVNLTQFWQHSLITASIARQLATTLRLQSDTAYIAGLMHRIGQLPMYMAYPQAAADIEIACAGQSVLTRHQVEQAILGVDHHIVGEQLAKHWHFPEVISNVVRYYTDPLNEHAADIAAVVYAAVHIASGLDADQQPLLTAATLHTDVATKLGLEDGAALAEHIVSYRVFVAEAKAYL
- the uvrA gene encoding excinuclease ABC subunit UvrA → MEFIKIRGARTHNLKNISLDIPRNQLVVITGLSGSGKSSLAFDTLYAEGQRRYVESLSAYARQFLARMDKPDVDLIEGLSPAISIEQKSTSHNPRSTVGTVTEIHDYLRLLYARAGDPECPEHGIKLEAQTVSQMVDAILKLPEETKLMILAPVVSNRKGEQLDLFDDLKAQGFVRLRVDGKIYEIDALPQLAKTTKHNVDVVIDRLKIRLDMKQRIAESFETALRLADGKAIALEMDTDKEHLFSAKFSCPVCDYSLAELEPRLFSFNSPLGACPTCDGLGSVNFFDPARVVAFPTLSLASGAIKGWDKRNQFYFQMLSSLATHYGFDLETAFEELTPEVKHVLLNGSGKEQIAFKYINERGTFFTKSHSFEGILNNMQRRYRESDSSAVRDELAKYINVSSCPDCNGTRLRREARHVKVGDKNIHQVCELPLKHAHTFFDTLALEGSKLAIADKIVKEIGNRLKFLINVGLEYLSLSRSAETLSGGEAQRIRLASQIGSGLTGVMYVLDEPSIGLHQRDNDRLLETLKRLRDIGNSVIVVEHDQDAIMTADYVIDIGPGAGEHGGAIVAEGTPAEVLANPKSLTGQYLSGKKQIIYKKARTKPDPARWIALNHATGNNLRDVSVKIPVGLLSCITGVSGSGKSTLINDTLYRAVAQHLYRSNAEPAAHSSIEGLAFFDKVVDVDQSPIGRTPRSNPATYTGLFTPIRDLFAAMPESRARGYGPGRYSFNVKGGRCEACQGDGVIRVEMHFLPDVYVPCDVCKGHRYNRETLEIHFKGKNIREILELTVEQAYTFFSAQPTIARKLKTLLDVGLGYITLGQSATTLSGGEAQRVKLALELSKRDTGRTLYILDEPTTGLHFADIQLLLDVIHRLRDAGNTIVIIEHNLDVIKTADWIIDMGPEGGDGGGMVIAEGTPEQVADNPASYTGQYLKEMLK
- a CDS encoding DUF456 family protein, with translation MDWYWLLVVLLVVTGFIGLLVPILPGIVLIFCGLLLAAWIDDFSRVSQTSMIIIGVIALLAWLVDFFGSYLTAKKANASKLALYGTLIGAVVGIVGGIVGLIIGPIVGAVIGELIARNHSADVARVGFAAGLGFVVALILKLILALIIMVMFTYLYFS
- the aspS gene encoding aspartate--tRNA ligase produces the protein MMRTHYCGHVNRELIGQTVTLCGWAHRRRDHGGVIFIDLRDREGMAQIVIDPDTKEAFAIAESVRNEFVLKVTCKVRARPEGTVNKNIPTGEVEMLASEIEILNPSLTPPFMLDDDTLTETVRLQHRYIDLRRPVMQENMKLRYRVSKVIRDFLDEHGFIEVETPMLNRSTPEGARDYLVPSRIHHGEFFALPQSPQLFKQLLMVAGFDRYFQITKCFRDEDLRADRQPEFTQIDLETSFLEENDIMTLVEEMIRQMLKKVQNVDLPAEFPRMPYAEAMSRYGSDKPDMRVTLEITELSDVMKDVDFKVFSGPANSDNGRVAAIRVPNGAEISRKEIDAYTEFVKIYGAKGLAYIKVNDVTQLNEEGLQSPIVKNIHETALKAIMERTGAQNGDIIFFGADTTKIVNEALGALRQKVGHDKGHVDGRRWAPLWVFDFPMFERDEENDRWNALHHPFTSPKDGHEDLLATDPGACLSKAYDMVLNGWEVGGGSVRIHKQAVQSKVFDALKISKQEAEEKFGFLLEALQYGAPPHGGLAFGLDRLVTLMTGAESIRDVIAFPKTQKAQCLMTHAPSAVDEKQLRELHIRVRTQNTVG
- the mtgA gene encoding monofunctional biosynthetic peptidoglycan transglycosylase — translated: MLVWFFNDKPNAKPLVFLGYVNRLIVVLLLWLLIFNLWVLLNIAWWIQFNPSSSSFMRIRLSELRAENPEATIKHEWVDYEKISKNLKRAVIASEDAKFLQHKGFDWQGIEAAYKKNIKKGKLVAGGSTITQQLAKNMFLSSNRSLFRKGEEVIITIMLENILSKQRIYEIYLNMIEWGNGVFGVEAAARHYYKTGAHHLTATQAAKLAVIVPNPRFYDKHRYTGYINRRTATIQARLYQVQVP